A window of Gemmatimonadota bacterium genomic DNA:
GGCCCGGGCTTCCGCGATGTCGCGGGCGCGTACGGCCTCCCAACCCTCGCGTTGGAAGTGCCGCACCAGCTCGTCGCCGAGCAGGGCCTCGTCCTCGATGATCAGGATCGCGTCACCTCTCACGACGGCTCCTCGAGCTCGGGAAGGATCACTACGGCGCGGGCGCCCCCGGCGGGGTCGTTCTGCACCTGAAGGCGGCCCCCCATCTCCTCGGTGAGCCGGCGCACGAGGCGCAGGCCTACGCCGCTCCCGCCGGGCTTCGAGCTCACGAGGGGACCCATGGCGCCCTTGAGCACGGGCTCGGGGAATCCGGGTCCGGTGTCGTGTACCTCCAGCCGCAACCCCTCCGGCGTGCGGCCGCCCTCGAAGACCACGCGACCACCGCCGGCCTCCACGGCCTGGATGGCGTTCAGGCCCAGGTTGAGCAGCACCTGACGCAGCCGGTCCGCCGGCACACGCGCGCGCAGACCGTCCACAACGTCGTCCACGACGGCAACCCCGGCAGCGGCTTCGTACGTGAGCAGCTCCACCAGCTCGTCCACCATCTGCGCCACATCCGTGTCCGTGGCCGGCTCGAGCGGCGCGCGCAGTGCTCCGAGGTGGTCGTTGAGCGTGCGGCTGACGCGCTGCAGCTCACCCACCATCGGCCCGATGCGGGTGGCGTGGTCCGGCAGCTCCCGCTCGAGGTTCTGCAGGCCCATGGTCACCCCCGCGAGTGGATTGCGGAGCTCGTGCGCGAGCGTCGCGGCCGATTCCGCCGCGATGGCCATCCGCTCCGCACGGAGCAGCGACCGACGCTGATCGAACACCGTGCGGATCGAGGCGCGCAGCAGCTTGCGTACGGGCGCGGTGGCCGCCGCCCGCGGCGCGGCCCAGACGGCGATCGCGCTGAGCAGGCCCAGCAGGAGGAGAGCCACGAAGGTCAGGAGCGTCTCGCGCCGCGCGTCGCGTCGGGCGTCCGCGAAGATGCGTTCCTGGACCTGCGACTCGGCGTCGACGATCTGCGCCAGCACACCGGCAGCGGCCAGGAGGTCCGCACGGCTCACGAGCGGCTGCCCGAGCGCAACCGTGAGCCGCTCGAGGAGTGCGCGCGTCTCGGGATCGAGTCGCTCTCCCAGGCGCCGCGCCTGCTCGACCTGGATGCGCACGTCCTGCACGAAGGCACTCTGCGCCGAGAGCACGGGGGGTACGGCCTCCAGGCTGCGCGCCTGCAGGCGGGCGCGCGCTTCGGCGAACCGGCCGGTGTCA
This region includes:
- a CDS encoding HAMP domain-containing sensor histidine kinase translates to MGEQRVRANGAGTAGVRVRLLWTALIVALVAVVASVVFILSARNADRLGIVDARLRDTGRFAEARARLQARSLEAVPPVLSAQSAFVQDVRIQVEQARRLGERLDPETRALLERLTVALGQPLVSRADLLAAAGVLAQIVDAESQVQERIFADARRDARRETLLTFVALLLLGLLSAIAVWAAPRAAATAPVRKLLRASIRTVFDQRRSLLRAERMAIAAESAATLAHELRNPLAGVTMGLQNLERELPDHATRIGPMVGELQRVSRTLNDHLGALRAPLEPATDTDVAQMVDELVELLTYEAAAGVAVVDDVVDGLRARVPADRLRQVLLNLGLNAIQAVEAGGGRVVFEGGRTPEGLRLEVHDTGPGFPEPVLKGAMGPLVSSKPGGSGVGLRLVRRLTEEMGGRLQVQNDPAGGARAVVILPELEEPS